Proteins co-encoded in one Nitrospirota bacterium genomic window:
- a CDS encoding NGG1p interacting factor NIF3 yields MTLNELYKKAVSTGIENDPRGKDAVLKELDARKKDFEKLREDEKEFFDSETLENPYSDSRILNGTGEEKIKSALVGIDIEVGELLLAENLKAKGKSVDLLISHHPEGRAYANLYSVMQMQSDILHRFGVPINIAEDLMEGRIKEVERKLMPVNHTRAVDAAKLLGVPFICLHTPADNMVATYLQRLFDEKKPYRVSDVMEALKGIPEYRTASFNGAGPKILIGSKNRRAGKIFVDMTGGTEGSKEIFESLTAGGVNTIVAMHLSEEHRKEAEKNHLNVVIAGHIASDNVGINLLLDELSRSSSLEILECSGFKRVSRIK; encoded by the coding sequence ATGACACTTAATGAACTCTACAAAAAGGCTGTATCCACAGGCATTGAGAATGACCCCCGCGGAAAAGATGCTGTCCTGAAAGAACTTGATGCAAGGAAAAAAGATTTTGAGAAACTCAGGGAAGACGAAAAAGAATTTTTTGACAGCGAAACACTTGAAAACCCGTATTCTGATTCAAGGATATTAAACGGCACCGGCGAAGAAAAGATAAAATCCGCCCTTGTCGGAATAGATATAGAGGTCGGAGAGTTATTGCTTGCCGAAAACCTGAAGGCAAAAGGGAAGAGCGTAGACCTGCTAATCTCTCATCATCCTGAGGGCAGGGCATACGCAAATCTCTATTCTGTCATGCAAATGCAGTCGGACATATTGCATAGGTTCGGAGTGCCAATAAATATAGCTGAAGACCTTATGGAGGGCAGGATAAAAGAGGTTGAGAGAAAACTTATGCCTGTTAACCACACAAGGGCGGTTGATGCGGCAAAGCTTTTGGGTGTTCCGTTCATATGCCTTCATACCCCTGCTGACAATATGGTTGCAACTTATCTGCAGAGGCTTTTTGACGAAAAGAAACCTTACAGGGTTTCCGATGTGATGGAGGCTTTGAAGGGCATACCTGAATACAGGACGGCAAGTTTTAACGGCGCAGGCCCTAAGATATTAATCGGCTCTAAAAACAGAAGGGCAGGCAAAATATTTGTTGACATGACAGGCGGAACAGAGGGTTCAAAGGAAATATTTGAAAGCCTCACAGCAGGCGGGGTAAACACAATCGTCGCTATGCATCTCAGCGAAGAACACCGTAAGGAAGCTGAGAAGAATCATCTCAATGTTGTTATTGCAGGGCATATTGCAAGCGATAACGTCGGCATTAACTTGCTTCTGGATGAATTGTCTCGTAGTTCATCGCTTGAGATTCTTGAGTGTTCAGGCTTTAAGAGAGTCAGCAGAATTAAATAA